One genomic window of Cygnus olor isolate bCygOlo1 chromosome 3, bCygOlo1.pri.v2, whole genome shotgun sequence includes the following:
- the KRTCAP3 gene encoding keratinocyte-associated protein 3 isoform X2 yields MRAGLGLIVLGHGSLVLGAIVHGSVLRHVARASRAVTPEYAVANVVSVVSGLLSIAAGIVAILVSHNLSRAALHWTLLSVSLLNCLLSTACSVGLALAIALTVHSRGMRLVTGCNSSALPADARAAIATNDCPFNTTRIYDTALALWFPSMVLVAAEAVLSGRCCLVALILQGIGPCGRTYGKDQLVSQVL; encoded by the exons ATGCGCGCAGGGCTGGGTCTTATCGTGCTTGGCCAcggcagcctggtgctgggtgcCATCGTGCACGGCTCCGTCCTGCGGCATGTGGCCCGCGCCAGCCGCGCTGTCACCCCTGAGTATGCGGTGGCCAACGTCGTGTCCGTGGTCTCCGGGTTGCTG AGCATCGCTGCGGGCATCGTTGCCATCCTGGTGTCGCACAACCTGTCCCGGGCAGCCCTG cattGGACCTTACTGAGTGTGTCCCTGTTGAACTGCCTGCTGTCCACAGCATGCAGCGTGGGCCTGGCGCTAGCCATCGCCCTCACAGTTCACAGCCGTGGCATGCGCCTTGTCACAGGCTGCAACAGCTCTGCACTGCCGGCTGACGCCCGTGCAGCCATAGCGACCAACGACTGTCCCTTCAACACCACCCGCATCTAT GACACAGCCCTGGCGCTCTGGTTCCCCTCCAtggtgctggtggctgcagaagctgtgctATCTGGCAGGTGTTGTTTGGTGGCCCTGATCCTACAGGGCATCGGCCCCTGTGGACGCACCTATGGCAAAGACCAG CTGGTCAGCCAGGTACTCTGA
- the KRTCAP3 gene encoding keratinocyte-associated protein 3 isoform X1, with protein sequence MRAGLGLIVLGHGSLVLGAIVHGSVLRHVARASRAVTPEYAVANVVSVVSGLLSIAAGIVAILVSHNLSRAALHWTLLSVSLLNCLLSTACSVGLALAIALTVHSRGMRLVTGCNSSALPADARAAIATNDCPFNTTRIYDTALALWFPSMVLVAAEAVLSGRCCLVALILQGIGPCGRTYGKDQAISQCVK encoded by the exons ATGCGCGCAGGGCTGGGTCTTATCGTGCTTGGCCAcggcagcctggtgctgggtgcCATCGTGCACGGCTCCGTCCTGCGGCATGTGGCCCGCGCCAGCCGCGCTGTCACCCCTGAGTATGCGGTGGCCAACGTCGTGTCCGTGGTCTCCGGGTTGCTG AGCATCGCTGCGGGCATCGTTGCCATCCTGGTGTCGCACAACCTGTCCCGGGCAGCCCTG cattGGACCTTACTGAGTGTGTCCCTGTTGAACTGCCTGCTGTCCACAGCATGCAGCGTGGGCCTGGCGCTAGCCATCGCCCTCACAGTTCACAGCCGTGGCATGCGCCTTGTCACAGGCTGCAACAGCTCTGCACTGCCGGCTGACGCCCGTGCAGCCATAGCGACCAACGACTGTCCCTTCAACACCACCCGCATCTAT GACACAGCCCTGGCGCTCTGGTTCCCCTCCAtggtgctggtggctgcagaagctgtgctATCTGGCAGGTGTTGTTTGGTGGCCCTGATCCTACAGGGCATCGGCCCCTGTGGACGCACCTATGGCAAAGACCAG GCAATAAGTCAGTGTGTGAAATAA